The genomic region CCAGCCATTTAAGAGGACCTATATCCACTAAGGCAAAAGATACTAGGGAGGCGATAGTCGTAAGAGCCGTAAAAAACAGAGGCCACCCCGTCTCTTCTACCGACATCACTACGGCTTCCTTTCTAATCCCCGTCTGTCTGAAATGCAGCTTAAACGAATTTATATAGTGTATCGAATAGCCGACCGACAGCGCCATGCCTAGCAAAATTGGAATTGTCATCATGTTTTGGTCGGCCGTTATGCCGAAGAGAGACATAAAACCGAACACAACACCTATTCCTCCTATCGTTGAAAAAATAGGAACTATAAGGCCTCTCAGGGATCTAACGAACAGGATAAGGCAGATTATCATAGCTAAAAATCCGCCCAAAAGACTTCTTGACATCTCCACGCGCATCGTATCCGCTTCTTCGCATTCCGTATAAGGTATGCCGGCGCAAAGCAAATTCCACTTAGGATTTTTCCATTTGGGATCGTCCAAAAGTTTGTGCGCCGCCCGCCCAGCCTTATACATGCCGGTACGCGCGTTATCGTCTTCTTCACCGTAGTCGTAAAGGTAAAGAATTATCCACGTTTCTTTTGAATCCTGGGAAACAAGTTTGTTCGCGAGCGCTTCACGGGAAAGCAGAAATTTTTTGATCGATTCCATCTGCGCTCTGCCTTCTGCAGTACCGGTGTCGGGAATTCCGTCTTCAAACGGAGTTACAACCTGCATTCCGTCATCGGTTCCTTTTACAACGGAAACTTCAACTATGGAGGTTACGTCCCGTGCGTAAGGGATTGTTTCCATCATTTCGTTTCCGAGCTCTTTGATCATGTTAAGAACATCGGTATCAAAAACGTCTTCCGCCTGAACTAGGACTGTGATGACATCCTCGTTGCCGAAAGTATCTTCAAAACGGTTCGTCGCCTGCGTTATTTTTTCTTTATCGTCAAACCAACTTTCCTGCTGGTCTTCTACAACAAGTTTTTTAAGTCCTGAAAATCCGACAGCGGTAATAGCGATCATGACGATCAAAAAAAGCCATCTGAATTTTATCTGAATTTCTCCGAATTTACGGAACAAGCGGTTTATAATTAAAACTTGCATGAAACCTCCGATCAAAGCGGCAATAAAACTTTACTGTATGTGCGGAACATATTGGAAAAGCCAATGCTACTTTATGTTAGCATTATATAACTTAAAAGAAAAAATTTCCACTACCCTGCCTGCTATTCTTGCCGCTGAGGCGCGGAATTCCGTGCAAAAAAATAACGCCCGCCGGTAAACGGAGGATCTATCCGATCAAAAAAGTAAAATTCAAGTTGACATGCAAAAAAAATCATGCTATTGGTAAAAATATCAATAAAAAAAAGAAAGATTTTAAAATTACCGGCAATGGACTTTATAAGTGCACACCGGTATTACGCAAATCTTCAAGGAAGGATTCTATGAATGTTATTCGTAATGTTTGGTTCTGTCGTAAAAGTGACCGGCCTGTGCAATGGCAAAATCGTATGTATGTATGTATGTATGTATGTATAGCTCTTCTAGTAAGCGGTTGCTCGAATGCGGCAGATAGTTCAAATTCCAGTATCGATAATTCCGGAGGCGGAAGCATACCGCCGATTGTCGCCCCTACCGGAAATTATAATAAGATAACCTGTAGCGGCCAGGTCGGTACCGTGACCTTTGCAATGAAGAGTATAGAACGCGTGGAAGACGGTACGGTAGGCGATGACAGCATAAATAATAATAAAGTGCATAAAGTAAATTTGACAGCTTTCCACATAGGTACGACCGAAGTGACGCAAGAGTTATGGCAAGCGGTGATGGGGGAAAACCCGAGTCGTTTTCAGGGATCCGACAAATTACCTGCAATAAATGAAGCACAGGAAAAACGACCTGTAGAGAATATTAACTGGTTTGACTGTATTGTGTTTTGCAATGAACTTACCAAAATGGTAAACGGCGGATCAGATTCAGAATGCGTCTATTATTTAACAGGCGAAGAAACGATAGTATATACGAAGGAGCACGCCGAAGCCGAAAAAACACCTATACAAAAAATGGATAAAAAAGGGTTTCGGCTTCCGACGGGAGCCGAATGGGAATGGGCGGCGCAGAGCGGTTCTTCCCATCAAAAATATGCGGGCACGGATGATGCGACACAACTCGATGAGTATGCATGGCATACGGGCAATGCCGATAAAAAAACGCATCAAGTCGGATTAAAAACGGCAAATGCATTCGGATTATATGATATGACAGGGAACGTAGAAGAATGGTGTTGGAACGGTTTTTCAACTTCTACGGATTCGGAAAAAGACGATCCTACGGGTTCTTTGAGAACTGACCGCATCCGACATGGCGGTAGTTATAGAAGTGAGGATAAATATTATGTGATTGCGCACCGTCCTATAAGTAGACCTAAAATTTCTACCAACGATCGCGGCCTACGCATAGTATGCAGACCTTAACATGCGCTGTCCGTGCGTGTTTTTATAATCATTAAAGGGAAAGGGCTGTCTAAAAACTTCAGCCAGTTTCCTTGATCTAGCATGCGATGTTTAAAATTAAGTCATTACAATACAAAGACTTAATTTTAAACTCGTCGGGGATGGCGAAAAAGTAACAAACTTTTGAGACATCCCCTTATATTAAAAAATCACATTGCAAGGAAGGCTGTTGAAAAGTAACAGACCTTTGAGACAGTGCAATATTCCCAAAGATTGAAACAATCTTATTTCTTTTTGCCTTGGTTGGCGACGGCTTCCATTTTCGCCTTGAGGGCTTCCTGGTTGCCCAGATAGTATTTTTTAGATACTTTAAATTTGTCGTCAAATTCGTATACAAGAGGAGCGCCTGTAGGAATATTGACATTTATAATTTCATCTTTGTCCAAACCGTCAAAATATTTTACAAGCGCGCGCAAAGAATTTCCGTGAGCCGCAATGATGACGCGTTTACCGGCCTTCATGTCTTTTTTAATCACGTCTTCAAAATAAGGAACTACACGTTCTATCGTCGTTTCAAGGCTTTCGTTTGCGGGAAGAAGGGATTTATCCACGTCCCTGTACATGGCCTGCTTTTTAGCGGAACGCTCGTCGTTGTCCTCAAGAGCGGGCGGTTTTATATCGAATGATCTTCGCCAGATTTTTACCTGCTCTTCGCCGTATTTGGCCGCAACTTCGGATTTATTGAGTCCCTGCAAAGAACCGTAATGGCGCTCGTTAAGTTTCCATGTTTTAACGACAGGAAGCCAGTTTCTATCCATCTCGTCGAGTATATGATTAAGAGTATGGATCGCCCGCTTTAAATACGACGTATAGCAAACGTCAAAATCATATCCTTCCGCTTTCAAAAGCTTTCCAGCAGCCTTTGCCTCTTCATGTCCCTTTTCACTTAAATCCACATCCGTCCAGCCGGTAAAAAGATTTAATTTATTCCATTCGCTTTCACCGTGACGTACTAAAACCAGCTTTGTCATTGTCTTTCTCCGTGTTATAAAATCATTTAATGCTAACTATTTGATTTAAAAAAGTCAATCGCACGCCGTGTATCTGACTGCCGTGTATCGATAAAGGAAGACTACGCTCCCGGCGGCGTCCTGACGTGCGCCGGTTTTACGCACGCATTGCAAACATAGCCCAAAGTATCTTTATTCTTATTGAAAAACAAAAACATCCTGCCGAATGCGGATCTGTTCTCTTTTTTTATTGCATTTCTTATTATGCGCAAAGTCTGCAAAATGCCTTCGTCGTGCAGCATCCCCGACGGGCTTAACAATGTCATTTTTCCGTATTTTTGTGTAACGTCAAATCCGTTTGAACGGAATTTTTCTTTCCAGCCGTCAAGATCAAGGGGTTCGACGCTCACATTTATCGCCTTGCTCAGCCCGGAGCGAAGATCCTTTTGCTGCGACGGATCTTTTACAGTAAGGACCACATCTTGTGTCAAAAGCATTCCTCCGGGGCGCAATATGCGAAAATATTCTTTGAGAGCCTTATCTTTATTTTTGTCAGAGAGCATGGTAAGCATTGCCTCGTTTATAATAAGGTCGAAGCTTCCGTCCTTAAACGGCAAATCCTGTGCGTCGCCATAGACTGCGGAAAGCTTATTCTGAAGGCCGTTTTTTTTGATGTTTTCAGCCGCTTTTGAAAGAACGGCTTTATCAATATCGACTCCTGTAACGCTGCAGTTAAATCTCTTACTCAGACGGATCATCGTCCTGCCCGCGTTACACGCAACTTCAAGAATTTCAGTATCCGCCCGTATATTTGCCCGATCGATAAGCCATTCGGTAGCGGCCGTTCCGCCGGGGCGCAATACGGTTTTGCCCAGCCGCGCTAAAAATACATGACCCGCTTCTATCATAAAACACTCCGCCCGCGCTCGTAAACCGACGTAAACGGCTCAGATTTTTAACCGCG from Treponema parvum harbors:
- the gpmA gene encoding 2,3-diphosphoglycerate-dependent phosphoglycerate mutase, translating into MTKLVLVRHGESEWNKLNLFTGWTDVDLSEKGHEEAKAAGKLLKAEGYDFDVCYTSYLKRAIHTLNHILDEMDRNWLPVVKTWKLNERHYGSLQGLNKSEVAAKYGEEQVKIWRRSFDIKPPALEDNDERSAKKQAMYRDVDKSLLPANESLETTIERVVPYFEDVIKKDMKAGKRVIIAAHGNSLRALVKYFDGLDKDEIINVNIPTGAPLVYEFDDKFKVSKKYYLGNQEALKAKMEAVANQGKKK
- a CDS encoding class I SAM-dependent methyltransferase; the encoded protein is MIEAGHVFLARLGKTVLRPGGTAATEWLIDRANIRADTEILEVACNAGRTMIRLSKRFNCSVTGVDIDKAVLSKAAENIKKNGLQNKLSAVYGDAQDLPFKDGSFDLIINEAMLTMLSDKNKDKALKEYFRILRPGGMLLTQDVVLTVKDPSQQKDLRSGLSKAINVSVEPLDLDGWKEKFRSNGFDVTQKYGKMTLLSPSGMLHDEGILQTLRIIRNAIKKENRSAFGRMFLFFNKNKDTLGYVCNACVKPAHVRTPPGA
- a CDS encoding formylglycine-generating enzyme family protein, which encodes MYVCMYVCIALLVSGCSNAADSSNSSIDNSGGGSIPPIVAPTGNYNKITCSGQVGTVTFAMKSIERVEDGTVGDDSINNNKVHKVNLTAFHIGTTEVTQELWQAVMGENPSRFQGSDKLPAINEAQEKRPVENINWFDCIVFCNELTKMVNGGSDSECVYYLTGEETIVYTKEHAEAEKTPIQKMDKKGFRLPTGAEWEWAAQSGSSHQKYAGTDDATQLDEYAWHTGNADKKTHQVGLKTANAFGLYDMTGNVEEWCWNGFSTSTDSEKDDPTGSLRTDRIRHGGSYRSEDKYYVIAHRPISRPKISTNDRGLRIVCRP